A DNA window from Lachancea thermotolerans CBS 6340 chromosome G complete sequence contains the following coding sequences:
- a CDS encoding KLTH0G04906p (conserved hypothetical protein) yields MSDARDFLRVTKNAGARHVVSGALGFVVGVSLASFVAVRIVDRTRKELEWTDSMTELTRSVRNLETHVKNLEHDYAGRK; encoded by the coding sequence ATGTCAGACGCTAGAGACTTTTTGAGGGTAACAAAGAATGCGGGGGCGAGACATGTTGTTAGTGGAGCTTTAGGGTTCGTGGTTGGAGTGTCTTTGGCTTCGTTTGTAGCTGTGAGAATAGTCGATCGCACGAGGAAGGAGCTGGAATGGACAGATAGCATGACAGAACTGACCCGGTCGGTTAGAAATCTCGAGACACACGTCAAAAATTTGGAACACGATTATGCGGGGCGAAAATGA
- a CDS encoding KLTH0G04928p (some similarities with uniprot|Q03707 Saccharomyces cerevisiae YML034W SRC1 Protein with a putative role in sister chromatid segregation potentially phosphorylated by Cdc28p green fluorescent protein (GFP)- fusion protein localizes to the nuclear periphery) gives MEEDYLGESFEPKSLRVAQLRRVLVEHGVRVQSHLKKAELCELFEKHIKAKREQLLRERESGQVVKIEKATDSSFSHEASSEKSGSPFSDVNDFQNDENARPRKRKIEEESTGRKKSGKKSKKRASAEPARAKKQESKDNTSSPLVNKLRSKSPSKKSPLKPLAIEAFESSSSSSSDAASSSSDDLDFSLRRKAASPDLSKLKVSPEFAKKLAKASSSQGSNRSQSSRGASRESEMETTPQRLSASADKSSVRESSEPKDRSFKDLPSFAPEGKVKGESKEEEPSGASTPTRGPSAQSSHQSSPHLSVPDFKEVAGDAGSEGPSSPDKKFSAEEDETVESSEAEEDEESISVENLSEQQDESNTSKSRSSIKTNIKEAKESAKEFLLEKAKEHPVPQRAWLRALGKGIWNLSVFLMVMIPILFGLWYREERIQIGYCGHEINLPTFENTNDSPLLIALENFLDNHRPQCLPCPENAICYPYMKIKCRPDYVVTQSKWSLQGIFPVSDYCAKDTKRQKLIAEVVRKSLELLRTKNANVKCGEGANDFESGITEEDLYEIFFESRAPSISDEDDIPAESHDLSQQEEHIQPLRKDRLFRSTSKKYIGLKCKFEKEVHQTYQRFKYVIWIAFALTVIIKTVTFKLRSHFKRQQRTEALTQQVVAKLQKSAKESSESRPPYMSTVQLRDVLLSDVVDLKLKNKLWNSVIKKLEHNNTNVKSRLMELHGEIMKCWEWVGPLQEEDQD, from the exons ATGGAAGAAGACTACTTAGGCGAAAGCTTTGAACCTAAAAGCTTGAGGGTGGCCCAGCTACGAAGGGTGCTCGTGGAACACGGTGTAAGAGTTCAATCGCACCTAAAGAAAGCTGAGCTATGTGAATTGTTCGAAAAACATATCAAAGCTAAAAGAGAACAGCTGCTTCGAGAAAGGGAATCCGGCCAGGTGGTGAAGATCGAAAAGGCTACGGATTCGTCTTTCTCGCACGAAGCATCTTCCGAAAAGTCTGGGTCGCCATTTTCAGACGTAAACGACTTTCAAAACGATGAGAACGCGCGGCCTCGCAAACGTAAgattgaggaagagagcACAGGGCGCAAAAAGAGTGGTaagaagtcgaagaaaagGGCCTCTGCAGAGCCAGCACGTGCCAAAAAGCAGGAAAGCAAGGATAATACGAGCTCTCCGttggtcaacaagctcCGCAGCAAAAGCCCCTCCAAGAAGTCTCCCTTGAAGCCACTTGCCATTGAGGCTTTTGagtcttcgtcctcgtcttcctcggaCGCGGCTTCCAGTAGCAGCGATGACCTAGACTTCTCTTTGAGGCGCAAAGCGGCGTCGCCAGATCTTTCTAAGTTGAAGGTCAGTCCAGAATTCGCAAAGAAGCTAGCAAAggcttcaagctcacagGGGTCAAATCGGAGCCAATCTAGTAGAGGCGCCTCTCGGGAATCCGAGATGGAAACAACGCCCCAGCGCCTTTCTGCAAGCGCCGATAAGTCAAGTGTTCGCGAGAGCAGCGAGCCGAAGGACAGGTCGTTCAAGGACTTGCCTTCTTTTGCACCGGAGGGGAAAGTAAAAGGTGAATcgaaggaagaagaaccttCAGGTGCAAGTACTCCTACGCGGGGCCCTTCCGCCCAGTCTTCTCACCAATCTAGCCCGCATTTATCCGTGCCTGATTTCAAGGAAGTCGCGGGAGATGCCGGCTCTGAAGGACCCTCATCTCCTGATAAGAAATTTTccgctgaagaagacgagaCTGTCGAATCTTCGGAGgccgaagaagacgaggagtCCAtttctgttgaaaacctATCGGAACAGCAAGATGAAAGCAATACCTCGAAGTCCAGATCATCAATAAAAACCAACATTAAGGAAGCCAAAGAAAGCGCCAAggaatttcttcttgagaaggCGAAAGAGCACCCCGTTCCACAACGAGCATGGCTCAGAGCTCTCGGAAAAGGCATATGGAACCTCTCCGTTTTTCTCATGGTTATGATACCTATCCTATTTGGTCTATGGTACAGGGAAGAAAGAATACAAATTGGATACTGCGGTCACGAAATAAATCTGCCGACGTTCGAGAACACAAACGACTCACCTTTGTTAATTGCTCTTGAGAACTTCCTGGATAATCACAGGCCTCAATGCCTCCCTTGTCCAGAAAATGCAATTTGCTACCCTTACATGAAAATCAAGTGCAGGCCAGACTATGTGGTTACTCAGTCAAAGTGGAGTCTGCAGGGCATATTTCCCGTCAGTGACTACTGTGCTAAGGACACTAAAAGACAGAAGCTTATTGCAGAAGTCGTAAGAAAATCTCTTGAGCTGCTCAGGACCAAAAATGCGAACGTCAAATGTGGAGAAGGAGCTAATGATTTTGAGAGCGGTATTACTGAGGAGGACCTGTACGAAATTTTCTTTGAGTCTCGAGCGCCATCCATTAGCGATGAGGA CGACATTCCAGCTGAATCCCATGACCTTTCGCAACAGGAGGAGCATATTCAACCCCTCCGGAAAGACCGGCTTTTTCGCTCGACATCCAAGAAGTACATCGGCCTGAAGTGcaagtttgaaaaagaagtccATCAAACTTACCAGAGGTTCAAGTACGTGATTTGGATAGCTTTTGCGCTCACTGTCATAATTAAGACTGTCACCTTCAAGTTGCGCAGTCATTTCAAGAGGCAACAGAGGACTGAGGCTTTGACTCAGCAGGTCGTTGCCAAGCTCCAGAAAAGTGCAAAAGAGTCCAGTGAGAGCCGCCCGCCATACATGAGCACAGTGCAGCTACGAGACGTGCTGCTCTCAGATGTTGTAGATTTAAAGCTTAAGAACAAGTTGTGGAACTCAGTCATTAAGAAATTGGAACACAACAATACTAATGTCAAATCTAGGCTTATGGAGCTTCACGGTGAAATCATGAAATGTTGGGAATGGGTTGGCCCACTTCAGGAAGAGGATCAGGACTAA
- the AMD1 gene encoding AMP deaminase (similar to uniprot|P15274 Saccharomyces cerevisiae YML035C AMD1 AMP deaminase tetrameric enzyme that catalyzes the deamination of AMP to form IMP and ammonia may be involved in regulation of intracellular adenine nucleotide pools) produces the protein MLGRSLEDMSNLSLVKEVSHENSSEPSSGAGESEGQARRLDLDKLSLEDEEDPAAEPTNFSFLEDKKLYEHDSKREALNHLQQASQSPKGGRRLSVSAQMALPEPPSLQFAQDNDRHVSARYKMGMVLGEEQQFSDVLSSELVDLYSKVQDCRRLRDKYQILSLQKHPHQNPKNLPSWKIYPSPPKPSYSAETKTVIKVENKPDSEVFDFSKIEIPGEDPDWDFQANSDDAYTVVSSSDPQNVLAEVPTLRQYYKDLDTMVTISSDGPAKSFAFRRLQYLEARWNLYSLLNEYEENSVSKKNPHRDFYNVRKVDTHVHHSACMNQKHLLRFIKYKLRHSGDEKVIHRDNKVLTLDEVFKSLNLSGYDLSIDTLDMHAHKDTFHRFDKFNLKYNPIGESRLREIFLKTDNYINGTYLAEITRQVLSDLENSKYQNCEYRISIYGRSIDEWDKLASWVIDNKVISHNVRWLIQVPRLYDIYKKTDTVKSFNDIIRNLFLPLFEVTKNPQSHPKLHVFLQRVIGFDSVDDESKVDRRFHQKYPKPSLWDSPQNPPYSYYLYYLYSSMTSLNQWRAKRGFNTFVLRPHCGEAGDPEHLISAYLLAQGISHGILLRKVPFVQYLYYLDQVGIAMSPLSNNALFLTYDKNPLPFYFKRGLNVSLSTDDPLQFSYTREPLIEEYSVAAQIYKLSNVDMCELARNSVLQSGWESKIKRHWIGKNFLTEGIDGNDVEKTNVPDIRINYRHETLSTELELIEHYARFKVKEGESTE, from the coding sequence ATGTTAGGTCGGAGCTTAGAGGACATGTCGAACTTGTCGCTCGTGAAGGAAGTGTCTCACGAAAATAGCAGTGAACCATCGAGCGGCGCGGGCGAAAGCGAGGGCCAGGCTAGAAGGCTGGATCTCGACAAGTTGAGCCtagaggatgaagaagatccCGCAGCAGAGCCCACAAATTTTTCGtttcttgaagacaagAAGCTGTACGAACATGATAGCAAGAGGGAGGCGTTAAACCACTTGCAGCAGGCTTCGCAGTCACCAAAGGGGGGAAGACGGCTGTCGGTCAGTGCACAAATGGCGCTTCCAGAACCTCCATCCCTGCAATTCGCTCAGGACAACGACCGTCATGTATCCGCTCGCTACAAGATGGGGATGGTTCTTGGTGAAGAGCAGCAGTTTTCAGACGTGCTCTCGTCCGAGCTGGTGGACCTGTACTCCAAAGTTCAAGACTGCCGTAGACTCAGAGACAAGTACCAGATActgtctcttcaaaagcaccCTCACCAGAACCCAAAGAATTTGCCTTCCTGGAAGATATACCCAAGTCCTCCCAAACCATCCTATAGTGCGGAGACTAAGACCGTCATAAAGGTTGAAAACAAGCCAGACTCTGAAGTTTTCGATTTCTCGAAGATTGAAATCCCAGGAGAGGATCCAGACTGGGACTTCCAGGCTAACAGCGACGATGCTTACACCGTTGTGTCAAGCTCTGACCCTCAAAACGTTCTTGCCGAGGTTCCAACGCTACGCCAGTACTACAAGGATCTGGATACAATGGTTACTATCTCCTCTGACGGTCCTGCAAAGTCTTTTGCTTTCAGGAGATTGCAGTATTTGGAAGCGCGCTGGAATCTATATTCCTTACTAAACGAGTATGAGGAGAACTcggtttcaaaaaagaacCCCCACAGGGACTTTTATAACGTCCGTAAAGTGGACACTCACGTTCACCATTCCGCCTGTATGAACCAGAAGCATCTCCTGCGGTTCATCAAATACAAACTGAGGCACTCAGGCGACGAGAAAGTCATTCATAGAGACAACAAGGTGCTAACCTTGgatgaggttttcaaaTCTTTAAACTTGTCCGGATATGACTTGTCAATTGACACCTTAGACATGCATGCACACAAGGACACCTTCCACAGATTTGACAAATTCAACCTCAAATACAACCCAATTGGGGAATCCCGTTTGAGAGAGATTTTTTTAAAGACTGACAACTATATTAATGGTACCTACTTGGCTGAAATAACCAGACAGGTATTGTCAGACTTAGAAAACTCTAAATACCAAAATTGCGAGTACAGAATTTCAATCTATGGCCGCTCAATTGACGAGTGGGACAAGCTTGCGTCATGGGTAATTGACAATAAGGTCATTTCTCACAACGTGAGATGGCTCATCCAAGTCCCAAGATTGTATGatatttacaagaaaactgATACTGTAAAGAGCTTCAACGACATTATCAGAAATCTATTTTTACCCTTGTTTGAGGTCACAAAGAATCCGCAGTCCCATCCTAAGTTACATGTGTTTTTGCAAAGGGTCATTGGATTTGACTCTGTCGACGATGAGTCGAAGGTTGACCGCCGGTTCCATCAAAAATACCCCAAGCCTTCTCTATGGGATTCCCCCCAAAACCCGCCATATTCCTATTACTTGTATTACTTGTACTCAAGTATGACATCCCTCAACCAATGGCGAGCTAAGCGTGGCTTTAATACTTTTGTGCTCAGACCTCATTGCGGTGAAGCAGGCGATCCTGAACATTTGATTTCCGCTTACTTGTTGGCTCAAGGAATTTCTCATGGtatcttgttgagaaaagttCCATTTGTGCAGTACCTATATTACTTGGACCAGGTTGGTATTGCGATGTCCCCGCTATCAAACAATGCCCTTTTCTTGACTTATGACAAAAATCCGTTGCCCTTCTACTTTAAAAGAGGGCTCAATGTTTCCTTGTCCACTGACGATCCATTGCAATTCTCGTATACAAGAGAGCCTTTGATCGAAGAGTACTCCGTGGCGGCTCAAATCTACAAATTGTCTAACGTCGATATGTGCGAGTTAGCGCGTAATTCGGTGTTGCAGAGTGGCTGGGAATCGAAAATCAAGAGACACTGGATTGGTAAAAACTTCTTAACTGAGGGGATCGACGGAAACGACGTCGAAAAAACCAATGTACCAGACATTAGAATCAACTACCGTCATGAGACGTTGTCTACGGAACTAGAGCTTATTGAACACTACGCCCGCTTCAAAGTGAAGGAAGGGGAATCCACAGAATAA
- the PFA5 gene encoding palmitoyltransferase PFA5 (similar to uniprot|Q03289 Saccharomyces cerevisiae YDR459C likely functions in pathway(s) outside Ras), whose protein sequence is MGFLSTGSVRLEEHLWFRCITPVVVLGLLTNATWSFCHQLCYNAIYRKFGQRSVAIGLMVGEVVLVLILIGIWFQMVLIGPGKQPKLLPFKIMPEDESDTDSEAKESSQGTQMSTNPPRIYQCDPQGYPIWCTACQSIKANRTHHSSTLGYCIPRFDHYCVWIGTVVGRKNYRLFVQFAFYFWAFAIFVIVSTASFLPKIIRSQPHVPRVNPNILIMMGLCGMATLMVGPLFLAHTYYMMVNRTSLEIIATKRRSRATNTWLCYYNAVDGIRYVFEFKALEAQDFWNKRNIWTNLKEFLGDNYLMWFIPFGTNIKYSHPHSSDVAEVLGPYQEKCGERLRDELQHRIEAGNYVAAFKAFGDRSMGEN, encoded by the coding sequence ATGGGGTTTCTATCTACGGGCTCAGTCAGGCTGGAGGAGCACTTATGGTTCAGATGCATTACTCCCGTCGTTGTTTTAGGGCTATTGACGAATGCCACATGGTCGTTTTGTCATCAGCTATGTTATAATGCCATCTACCGCAAGTTTGGCCAGCGTTCTGTGGCAATTGGCCTAATGGTGGGTGAAGTTGTTTTGGTGCTAATATTGATTGGCATCTGGTTTCAGATGGTCTTGATAGGCCCCGGCAAGCAGCCAAAGCTATTacctttcaaaatcatgCCTGAAGATGAAAGTGACACAGACAGCGAGGCAAAAGAAAGTTCACAAGGTACGCAAATGTCGACCAACCCACCCCGTATCTATCAATGTGATCCACAGGGCTATCCAATATGGTGCACCGCCTGCCAAAGTATCAAAGCGAATCGCACGCATCATTCATCGACATTGGGCTACTGTATTCCGAGATTTGACCATTATTGCGTCTGGATAGGTACAGTGGTTGGGAGGAAAAACTACCGTCTATTTGTTCAGTTTGCTTTCTACTTCTGGGCGTTCGCCATATTCGTGATAGTTTCCACGGCGAGCTTTTTACCCAAGATAATAAGATCACAGCCTCACGTACCCCGCGTAAACCCGAATATACTTATCATGATGGGGCTATGCGGAATGGCCACTTTAATGGTTGGCcctctctttttggcgCACACTTATTACATGATGGTTAATCGCACCTCTTTGGAGATCATTGCTACAAAACGTCGGTCAAGGGCCACAAATACATGGCTCTGTTACTACAACGCTGTGGACGGGATTCGCTACGTGTTTGAGTTCAAGGCGCTGGAAGCTCAGGACTTTTGGAACAAGCGGAACATCTGGACTAATCTCAAGGAGTTTTTGGGAGACAACTATTTGATGTGGTTTATACCGTTCGGAACTAATATTAAATACTCTCATCCCCACTCTTCAGACGTTGCCGAGGTTCTAGGCCCATACCAGGAAAAATGCGGAGAACGCTTGCGGGATGAACTCCAGCATAGGATCGAAGCTGGTAATTATGTAgctgctttcaaagcattcGGAGATAGAAGTATGGGTGAAAACTAA
- the TFB3 gene encoding TFIIH/NER complex subunit TFB3 (highly similar to uniprot|P89104 Saccharomyces cerevisiae YDR460W): MIVDDDEKKDMCPICKTDRYLSPDMKFLVNPECYHKICESCVDRIFSLGPAQCPYEGCDKILRKNKFKTQVFDDVNVEKEVDIRKRVFNVFNKTLDDFEGDLKAFNKYLEEVEDIVYNLDNGIDVANTEEKLRTYEDLNKQLIMANMKRSRQDLDNFEQRQKFEKEMKLKKRQLERQIEEEELANREWARKEIVNQLSTADDAEDVIAHVKKTVKLKKSSARRKLEELNKVLKNNPYMTVSNGLMKKKESVPFTPFNGDRDLNKRYTLSESQYNDPFIKSLQTKKEYIASGFRADYVYDRMLTEAFMGLGCIIKEELRTSVK; this comes from the coding sequence ATGATAGTGGACGATGATGAGAAGAAGGATATGTGTCCTATCTGTAAGACAGATAGGTATCTGTCCCCAGACATGAAATTCTTGGTGAACCCCGAGTGCTACCACAAGATATGTGAATCGTGCGTTGATAGAATCTTCAGCCTGGGTCCTGCACAATGCCCATACGAGGGGTGCGATaagattttgagaaagaacaagttcaaaacgCAAGTCTTCGATGACGTGAACGTCGAGAAAGAAGTAGACATCAGGAAGAGGGTGTTCAATGTATTCAATAAAACCCTAGACGATTTCGAGGGCGACCTGAAGGCTTTCAATAAGTACCTGGAAGAGGTCGAAGATATCGTCTACAATCTAGATAACGGGATTGATGTGGCGAATACAGAGGAGAAGCTACGAACATATGAAGACCTCAACAAGCAGCTCATTATGGCCAACATGAAGCGCAGCAGACAGGATTTGGACAACTTTGAGCAACGACagaagtttgagaaagaaatgaagctcaaaaagagacAATTGGAGCGCCaaattgaggaagaagaacttgctAACAGAGAATGGGCTCGCAAAGAGATCGTAAACCAGCTTTCCACCGCAGACGACGCAGAAGATGTAATAGCGCATGTTAAAAAGACTGTGAAGTTAAAGAAGTCTTCTGcgagaagaaagctcgaagagctgaatAAAGTGCTAAAAAACAATCCATATATGACAGTTTCGAATGGTCTCATGAAAAAGAAAGAGTCCGTGCCCTTTACTCCTTTCAACGGAGACAGAGACCTCAACAAACGCTACACACTCTCCGAGTCTCAGTATAACGATCCCTTCATCAAGAGCCTGCAAACTAAGAAAGAGTACATTGCATCAGGTTTCCGTGCAGATTATGTTTATGACCGGATGCTGACCGAGGCTTTCATGGGATTAGGTTGCATCATTAAAGAGGAGCTACGGACCAGCGTCAAATAG
- the CGI121 gene encoding Cgi121p (similar to uniprot|Q03705 Saccharomyces cerevisiae YML036W Hypothetical ORF): MPYESIPQFDTRGVCVSLFRDVKNIEELRSKVGTMPFAVIDASCVCCREQLFSAVYKALIEWKYNRLRTKALHSECILSLSPTSNIGEAFRRFGIKEGTRNIICLAVVGKNETQTSELFDVVDGEEVELSDENLGSMFDLEMIKKVCWPLKVFQ, encoded by the coding sequence ATGCCTTACGAATCCATACCGCAGTTCGATACGCGCGGAGTTTGTGTTTCACTCTTTCGAGACGTCAAAAACATAGAGGAGCTCCGCAGCAAGGTTGGCACAATGCCTTTCGCTGTGATCGACGCATCGTGCGTTTGCTGCCGTGAGCAGTTGTTTTCAGCGGTCTACAAAGCACTAATTGAGTGGAAGTACAACAGGCTCAGGACAAAAGCGCTACATTCAGAGTGCATCCTCTCGCTGTCGCCGACCTCCAATATCGGCGAGGCCTTCAGGCGCTTTGGTATAAAAGAAGGTACTAGAAATATCATATGCTTAGCGGTAGTTGGAAAGAATGAAACCCAAACCTCCGAGTTGTTTGATGTTGTCGATGGAGAAGAAGTCGAACTTTCAGACGAAAACCTCGGCTCCATGTTTGACCTAGAAATGATAAAGAAGGTATGTTGGCCTTTGAAAGTATTCCAGTAG
- the LFT1 gene encoding Lft1p (weakly similar to uniprot|Q03703 Saccharomyces cerevisiae YML037C) — protein sequence MDDTADVWTEVLEEKKVAPPTGPQVASHVFSAPMPKASEELESMMGVAMPQLESGARKPAGEDMNLYGLLDMVPKGRKLLAELLSGPHTTGDVFQHYDKSAIHRKLADKVDQWITEEEAQGKESNRNLAGLRGEYSSAIFSWSSANKNKERVASAGKKSASPSTGSQKTVNEQLYSKAYAAISGLIAQKRDEERRRERERAAASKPPASPAVFKADPLQKFEARALPREHKKKPKQEKHKRSSILWFWKGGPQKSKDQAGRLRDDHRDAKPASEPGITSTPRASSDSTPRPRSESQTPEASASSVSASQTPQTYLPPSPPHTGASPAGASSDEESLFGDFESSTGLQAVDAPVTPPVAPEHTGTGAAQAMLSFAPLQPKKRDNS from the coding sequence ATGGATGATACGGCAGACGTTTGGACCGAGGTACtcgaagagaagaaagtgGCACCGCCGACGGGCCCACAAGTTGCTTCCCACGTCTTCAGCGCTCCCATGCCCAAGGCTTCggaagagcttgaaagtaTGATGGGAGTTGCAATGCCCCAATTGGAATCCGGCGCCAGAAAACCAGCTGGCGAGGACATGAACCTGTATGGGCTGCTAGATATGGTACCCAAAGGGAGAAAGCTCCTGGCCGAGCTGCTCTCGGGTCCTCATACAACCGGTGATGTTTTCCAGCACTACGATAAGAGCGCCATTCACAGGAAACTGGCCGATAAAGTCGACCAATGGATTACTGAGGAGGAGGCGCAGGGGAAGGAATCTAACAGGAACCTTGCAGGGCTTCGCGGTGAATACTCTTCGGCTATTTTTTCCTGGAGCTCTGCtaacaagaacaaggaaagGGTTGCATCCGCCGGCAAGAAGAGTGCTTCTCCCAGTACTGGGTCGCAGAAGACTGTTAATGAGCAGTTATACAGCAAAGCTTACGCAGCAATAAGCGGGCTTATTGCACAGAAAAGGGACGAAGAGCGGAggagagaaagagagagagCGGCCGCCTCCAAACCGCCTGCATCACCAGCAGTCTTTAAAGCCGACCCGCTGCAAAAATTCGAAGCGCGCGCTCTGCCCCGAGaacacaagaaaaagcccaagCAGGAGAAGCACAAGCGGTCAAGTATCCTCTGGTTCTGGAAGGGAGGGCCGCAGAAGAGCAAGGATCAGGCAGGCAGATTGCGGGACGATCATCGCGACGCAAAGCCAGCTAGTGAGCCTGGTATTACTAGCACGCCGAGAGCTTCCTCAGATTCCACGCCACGCCCTAGGAGCGAGTCGCAGACACCTGAAGCAAGCGCCTCTAGCGTCAGCGCTAGCCAGACCCCTCAAACATACCTTCCTCCAAGTCCACCGCACACCGGCGCTAGTCCTGCGGGGGCCTCCAGCGACGAGGAATCGCTTTTCGGGGACTTCGAGTCATCTACAGGACTGCAAGCTGTGGACGCACCAGTGACACCGCCGGTAGCGCCTGAGCACACGGGCACAGGCGCGGCTCAGGCTATGCTCTCTTTCGCTCCCCTGCaacccaagaaaagagacaATTCGTAA
- the MRPL28 gene encoding mitochondrial 54S ribosomal protein mL40 (similar to uniprot|P36527 Saccharomyces cerevisiae YDR462W MRPL28 Mitochondrial ribosomal protein of the large subunit), which yields MSSPWSNNSRKLSQPVLQFVRGKRTKAKGALSPAVQRVITQLSVMSAGRKQPKMLKLSREDLIKHQTIQNCWSMYQRELREKRNEQLRLQYKSTEKAMTLLEQLDPELFEAANASEAGKRFPLELKVPTEFPPDQVWYYNYKPKEEQ from the coding sequence ATGTCTTCTCCGTGGTCGAATAACTCTAGAAAACTCAGCCAGCCCGTCTTGCAGTTTGTGCGTGGAAAGAGAACCAAGGCCAAGGGAGCTCTGTCACCCGCTGTGCAGAGAGTGATCACGCAACTGAGCGTGATGTCTGCGGGCCGCAAGCAGCCCaagatgttgaagctttcgcGCGAGGATCTTATCAAGCACCAAACCATTCAGAACTGCTGGTCTATGTACCAGAGAGAATTGCGCGAAAAACGCAATGAGCAGCTGAGGCTGCAGTACAAAAGCACGGAAAAAGCCATGACTCTGCTGGAGCAGCTCGACCCAGAATTATTCGAAGCCGCGAACGCGAGCGAGGCTGGAAAGCGGTTTCCCTTAGAACTGAAGGTCCCCACCGAGTTTCCTCCCGACCAGGTATGGTACTACAACTACAAGCCCAAGGAAGAGCAGTAA
- the YMD8 gene encoding Ymd8p (similar to uniprot|Q03697 Saccharomyces cerevisiae YML038C): protein MARTILGYIAGWYVCSIALSLYNKWMFDPERGLSVPYPILVTMMQQWILWGISWVYLKSKGIEQVVEQSRQQRWKFYLKFIIPAALATAGDIGLANVSFKFITLTIYTIVKSSSIAFVLLFGCLFRTEMFHWRLACIVAVMFAGVAMMVYRPRSDGGGPADEHIVLGVMLVLGSSMLSGLRWVYTQLVLRKVDANVDPSVGEKKKKSPVETIHQLTPVMGLALLVTTLAVEKPFPAVFHSPLLQIEDHTSALSLVRGFFLLLTPGVLVFLLVVCEFGILQHAQVLTLSVAGVCKEVITILASMLVLRETLSGFQNWLGMGVILLDVCYYNFYRFSQKKGASQESSDDASEVLLQEFELESNKQIPELQKV, encoded by the coding sequence ATGGCCCGCACGATCCTGGGATATATTGCTGGATGGTACGTCTGTTCCATTGCACTATCTTTATACAACAAATGGATGTTCGATCCTGAGCGCGGTCTGAGCGTACCGTATCCCATCTTGGTAACAATGATGCAACAATGGATTTTGTGGGGCATCTCGTGGGTATACCTGAAGTCCAAGGGCATAGAACAGGTGGTTGAGCAATCGCGGCAGCAGCGGTGGAAGTTCTACCTGAAGTTCATTATCCCCGCGGCACTAGCCACGGCGGGAGACATCGGGCTTGCAAACGTGTCCTTCAAGTTTATCACACTGACGATCTACACCATCGTGAAGTCATCAAGCATTGCATTTGTGCTATTGTTCGGGTGCTTGTTTAGAACCGAGATGTTTCACTGGCGATTGGCGTGCATTGTCGCGGTCATGTTCGCAGGCGTGGCCATGATGGTATACAGGCCTAGAAGCGATGGCGGCGGACCCGCGGACGAGCACATAGTCCTGGGTGTGATGCTAGTGCTGGGCAGCAGCATGCTCTCGGGGCTCCGGTGGGTATACACGCAGCTAGTCCTGCGGAAAGTTGATGCTAACGTGGACCCAAGCGTGGgcgaaaagaaaaagaagagtcCCGTTGAGACGATCCACCAATTGACGCCAGTCATGGGCCTCGCGCTGCTAGTGACCACGCTGGCCGTGGAGAAGCCTTTCCCCGCTGTCTTTCACTCGCCTCTCCTCCAGATTGAAGACCACACGTCGGCCCTTTCGCTTGTGCGGGGATTTTTCCTGCTGCTAACGCCTGGAGTTTTGGTATTTCTCTTGGTGGTGTGCGAATTTGGTATCCTACAGCACGCGCAAGTTCTCACTCTGTCCGTGGCCGGCGTATGCAAGGAGGTGATCACTATTCTTGCCAGCATGCTTGTGTTGAGGGAGACCCTCAGCGGGTTCCAGAACTGGCTGGGGATGGGCGTCATATTGCTTGACGTATGCTACTACAATTTCTACCGGTTCAGCCAGAAAAAGGGTGCTTCACAAGAGTCCAGTGACGACGCGTCcgaagttcttcttcaagaatttgaacTAGAATCAAACAAGCAGATCCCGGAGCTGCAGAAAGTCTAA